TCGATCTGGGGAGCGGGTACGAAACTGCCCATGAAGATGCAGGTACGGCACTTTTTCGTATAGACCGCCCCCGTTCGCGGATCCTGGTAGAGCGCCATCGCGGCCCGTGCGCTGGTTGGATGGATCCCGGCGCTCACCAAGAACATTATTAGCCCGCCCAACACCGAGATTCCGAACCTCAGTCGCGTGCCTCTCATCAAGATTGTCCTCCCACGAAAACGTTGACTCCCAGGCCGGTTTTTTCCGTGCTTCGATTGGTTCGATCGCACGGGCATACCTGGCCCTGCTTTGGCGCTGGCACGATAATCAGCACGGATGACGTGCCAATTATTGAAAGATTACGAACGCGCGAAATGTGACGGCTGCTAGGAACAGCTATCAGAAGCGAATTTGGCCGCGGGATGGAATCGTTGGCCTCTTTTCGCCGTCTCGGGAGCAATTACAGGATGTATTGCAATGAATTATTCTGTAACTCTGTCGTAATGTTCGCCTGTTAGTAAATTCGCTCCACAGCGCACTAACGATTACGATTTGAAATTTGCAGGGGATATATGAGCCTTAAACTACGCGATGCGGTCGCTTCGTCCGTAGCTGTAGCGTTCCTGGCCATTGCCGGAGCCGCAACGGCGCATGCCTTCACCCTGCCGGCATTCAGCCCCGATATTAAGCCGGTGGGCCTGAGCGTCTCCGTCAGCGACAAGCAGGTCACGCCTAAAGTCGGACCGACTTCTGACAGCTCCTCGTTCGTGCTCTATACGCCCTTCAACAGCGTCGATTTCGACGACGATATCTGTAATCCACCCAGCAATGCGATGCTGATAATTGGCCTCGCACCTTCGAAGAAGTGCATGACCGGCGAGCCGACCCTGACGCCGCTTACTATTGCGCTCGACCAGGTGACCAATACCGATTGTGAGAGTTTCGAGTTCATGAGCTCGCCCCTCACCGCCAACTGGACGATAACCGCGAACACCCCGCCTCCGCCCCCCGCGAACCAGAATCAGAGCGTGAGTTGCATCAACGGCGTGTGCACGGTCTCCGGCGGCGGCACCAGCATCATCAGCAGTGGCGACGGCACGCAGACCATCGTTGTGCAGAATGGATCGGGTAACACCCAGACTCCGGCGAGCGACGTGTTTTCATTCAACGCCGCGTCCACAACGCCGGGCCTGATCGCGGTGCCCAGTTCAAAGGTTGACGCATTCATCCTGTATACCGCCGACGGCGATTCAGATGATTCCGGCAGCGGCTATGAAGGTGCGTGCGTAACGTTGAATTCAACTTCGATCAGCACGCAAACGAAGATCGTCAACGGCACCAGGACCGTGACGAAATTCTTCGGCGCGCACTGATCGCTAAACGGGAGGCTGGCCTACTTCGTTCCACTCTCGACGGCGCCGCCCGCAGCCTTCCAGGCGTTGAAACCACCGCCCATGTGACAGACGGGCTCGAGGCCCATGTGCTGAAGGGTCTGCGCTGCCAGCGCAGATCTGCCTCCGCCCGCTCAGAAGAAGAGAAACTTCTTGCCCGACGCGAAGACCTCGCGATGGTACGGAGTCTCCGGATCGACCCAGAATTCCAGCATTCCGCGCGGCGCATGCAGTGCGCCGGGGATTCGTCCGTCGCGATTGAGCTCGCGAATATCGCGGATGTCGACAAATAATATGTTTGGATCGTCCTTCAGCTTGAGTGCATCGGCGGCGGCGACCGTCTCGATCTCCGCATTCGCCTCCGCCAGCATCTGCTTGACGGTCTTCTTGAGTTTCAGCGCCATAGCCTCACCCCGTTTGAGCCGAGCTGTATCCGGAACCGAGATTCATGCGGAAGTCCGCGCCCCATTCGTACTGCAGATCGACCAACTCACCGCCTCGGTTGATCGAATAGAGCGCGCTTAGCGCGTCGAGCAGAATTGTGCGCTGCTGAGCGGTGTCAAACGGCCTGCCGAATGGATTGCCCATCGGGAAGTTGACGAACGCCGTCCGTGGCGCCTTGACCTGGATACTCAGATCGCGGCCGGTCGAAACCAGCACGGTAGGAATTCCAGCGGCTTCGACCACCCGCGCTACCAGACCAACGGTCTGGTGATCGAGCGGTCAGGCAGGTACGAGGAGGAATACGTCAACGCTTTCGTCGCGCAGTTTCTGGACCAGCGCCGGAGCGGCTTCGTTCACGACCGCGCTGCGCACGTAAATGCGCCCCATGAATCCGCTGTAGTGATGTGGCGCGACGCTGCCGATGACGCGTTCGGCGGCCAGCTCGCGCAGGCGATCGATCGGGAAGACGCAGTTAATATCGCGGTCCGCGTCGGTGTGATTGTAGTAATCGTCGTTAATCGCGAAGAAGTGCGACGACGTATTTTGCTCGATACGGTCGAGCCGCAGATCGTTGCGCGCCTGCGGGTTGAATGGCGCGGCATCCTTGCGCGATACGCCCCCCGAAGTGAGCATCGCGACTCGGCACTGGCTCAGCGGCTTGTTGGGCGGGGTCAGCGGGGCGCTATCGTTGATCGTCCAGCGGTAGGCCGGAAAACCCTGGCTGCGATAGAAATCATTGAGGCGTGATGCGTACGCGATCGGCTCCATCGTTCTTCTAAATCACTTGCGCTCCGCTACTTGCAAGCCGCGATGCAAACCGTTTCGTTGTTCATCTTCACCCTGCCCGTGGCATCCGCATACTTGCGGGCCGCGTCGGTGACCGCGTCGAGGATCTTTTTTTGCAGCTCCGGCGTCTGATTCGCAAGCAGCGCGCGGAACGGCGAGGACATCGCGCGCCGCTGCTCGGTGAATCCTTCCGCCGATTCCCACTCGAACGCGACGTTGAGCGGCTCGACCACGATGTCCTTGAAACCGGCAGCCGCGAGCGCCTGCTGTAGCGGCCGATGGTCTGCCAGTCGCAGCGGATGCGGCGCGCCCGGCGGAGGTGGCGGCAGCTTGGCGAGCTCGCGAGTGGCGTCGTCACCGAGGCTTATCATCGGAACCTTCTCGGGAGCGCCCCAGACCGCGGTCGCGAAGCCGCCGCCCTTGGCCAGCAGCTCGTAGATACGGCGCGCGGCGAGGTTGAGATCGGGCACGAACATCAGGCCCCATCGGCAAACGATCGCGTTGAAGTCGCGCTCATCGATTGCGAGCGCCTCGGCGCCCGTCTCAACGAACCTGATATTCGATATACCGAGCGCCGTTGCACGATCGCGAGCCAGCGCGAGCATCGCGGGCGACATGTCGGTCGCGACAACGCTGCCACTCGCGCCGACCTTGCGCGCAGCCGTGATACCCGGTTCGCCCGAGCCGGTCGCGATATCGAGCACGCGGTCTCCGGGCTTTATCTTCGCGAGCTCGACGATACGGTCCGACACGTGCTGGGCCGCGCGATCGAGAAGGATGAACATCTGCTTCCAGCCGGGAGCGGCAGCATTCCAGAACTCGCGCTGCTCGCGCCGGACGCGTTCGGGATCGAGAGTCTGCTCAGGCATGGGCGCCTCCAGCCGCGAGCAAAGCATCGGCGATCGGGCCGGTCAACCCGACCGCCGATGCAAACCCCGGTGGCTCTAGTTCCGGGTCACCCGCGCTACGTCGAGCGGCAATCCGCTCGTCGCGCCTCCTCCGCCACTGGTAGTGGCGCTTGTAACTGAGATCGTCGAACTCGGCAGCGGCGGCGCGCCACTGCTGCTGCCGCTGCATCCGGCGAGGCTCGCGGCCAGAACAACGACCAACGCGAGCGCAGTAATGATCGAGCGCTTGCGCGAGTCGCCGCGCCACGCGAGCAGTCCGAGTCCCATCAGGGTCAGACTCGCGAACAACGGCAGGAGTCCATCGTGCGCGCCGGCTCGGGTAGCGATCACGCTCGCATATGCGATGTGCATCGGCGCGGTCATCGACGTTGCGCCCGATGCGATCGTCGCGGCAATCGTAAACGTGATCGACTGCCCTGATCCCACGGTGAGCGCCGGACTGAACGTGAACTCGTTGGACGACGAGATCGGTCCAGCCGCTTCGCCGCTCTCTTCGTTAGCGCTGACTCCCAGTGCCGAGAAGAGCGAGGGACTGCTGAGACCAATCGTAACTGAGCTGATGGTCTCGCTGGTGCCGGTATTGTTGGTCGCCGTGAACGTGGTGCTGACCTGAGCCCCCGGTCCTCCGCTCAGCCGCTCGAACGTCGCGTCGAAAGCGGTGGTTCCTGGCGTCGGCGTCGCAGTGGGTGTAGGCGTTTGGGTCGGCGTTGGGCTCGCCGGAGTTAGTACGTTGATACCCTGCGAGGCGTTCGCCGCCAGGAACTGGCCGCCGCCCGCAAAAGATGCGGTCAAAGTCTGCACACCCGCGGCGCTCGGCGTAACCGGGCAGGTCGCAATGCCGGAGGAGTTGGTCGGCGCGTTGCAGCCCTGACCTCCCACTGAGAAATCGATTGTCTGCCCGCTCACAGCCACGGGTGGCCGCTGCGAGAGATCTATAAGGGACGCACTCAACGTTATTGGCGTACCGACGGTTCCGCCCTGCGGACTCTGATTGACTGTCAGGTAGGTTGTATCGGTCCCCGACGTCCACGTTACGTTGACTGTGTTTGATTGCACGGGCGGTGACGAACTGCTGACCGACGCCGAGGCTACGACAGTATCGATCCCCGGGAAGATCGCGTTGTAGCTGAAGGTGGCCTGACCATTGGATCCCGTGATCGCCTGGCCATGCTGAGGATTGGCGCCGGTCACAGTGAACACCACCGGAATGCCCGTCGTCGTTCCGGCGTTATGGAACGTCGCCGTGAATGCCTGCGGGGTACCTTGAACCGGATTTGGCGAAACGAACGGCGGCGTGAGCGCCAACGACGGATTGGTAAAGTTCGACGTGTACGAGCAGTCGCCGTTCGTATCAGTCACCCTGAAGACTGCGTTACCAGCGCTAACGTAGACACATCCATCGGGACCGAATACCGCAGTGCTCGCTTGCTGACCGAGATTGCTATTGGCCAGAAGCGTGCTGGCGCTGGGCGGATTGCTTGTCAGATCGAAAAGGCCTAGCGCGCTGTTGAGAAGATTTGTCGCGTAGGCGATATTGCCCGAGATCAGGTATTGCGCGCCGCCTCCCGAAGCTGTCCCTCCAGCAAGCACGATCTCGTCAGCCGGGGTGATATTCGAAACGACGTTTACCGAGGCTGGCTGCGTGGTGTTGGTGCCACCGACCTCGACCGCTGTCCCGGAATAGTTGCTGGTATTGAGGCCTGTGAACACATAGATCGTACCATCAGGCGCAAATGATATCTGATAGTTTCCATCATTAGGCAAATTCGCATACGTCGAAACCGTCGGAGTCGGGCTCGTCGGATTGGCGATACGGGTGAGCTGATCACCGGCGAACCCCCCACCGATGCACGCGTTATCCACAAACAAATCGCCCGTGAGCGGATCAGCCCCCATATCCAGCGGACAGGTCAGGTTCGATGCTATTATCGCAACAACCGCTCCACTCAAAGGATTGAGCTGCATGACGGCACCAGTGGTAGCTCCGCCCGTCGTGGCGCTCTGCACTACGTAGAGGTTTCCGTTTTCGAAGACGAGCGAACCCACGCCCGGCCCGAGGGTGTTGTTGAGCTCATTAGTGCTGCTCGCTACTCCACCGCCCGCCGGAAGTTTATAGACGATGCCCGTAGGAGCGTCCGAGACGTAGATATTGTTCGAGCCGTCGAATGCAATTCCGAACGCGCCCGGACAGCCGCCAAAATTAATGTCACCGTCAGCATAGCTGAAGTTTTTTGCGAGCAGGCCTGTTACGTAGGGCGTGATAACGAAACCCGGCGCGGCTGTCGGGGTGGCGTTGCCGCATCCGCTCGCCGTCGCGCTGCCGTAGGTCACTTGCGCGGTTCCAGGAAATGGGATGTTTCCATCACTCACATCGGTCGCCGAGTAAGTTATCGTTTCATTGTTGGTATCGACCGCGACGCATTGAACCTGTCCACTACTGTTGGTCGTGGGCGGGTTCGGACAGGTAATAGTTGACGTCCCTCCCGTCTGATTGATCTGAATCAGCTTGCCTTGCGACGGACGCGAAAGGGCGTCCTCGAGCGTGATGGTAATCGTGCTATTGCTTACCCCATCGGCAGTCACAGTAGTTGGGTTTGCGCCGATGCCCGCTGAGGCGGCGGGAGGCGCGACGAAATTGATCGTCGGAGTGATCGCTGGCGTGAGCGTAGTACCGCCCCCGGTCGCGGTGAATGTCACATTCTCGGTAGCCAAATCGGTGATCGAGAAGGTGACGATTCCGTTGGCGTTGGAGGTGCTGCCATTGATCGGCGTGATTTTCGCGCTGCTGCCGTCGCTGCCAACGAGCGAAACGGTCTGGCCGCTAACAGGATGATTGTTGGCATCGCGCAGGATCACCACGATCACCGCTGCGGTCGCTCCATCGGCGGGCTGCAGTCCTTGAACGTTGGGGCCAATCGGACCGAGATAAACCGCCGACGTGGTCGCGCTAACCGAGCCTGGGCTGGCGCCGCTCAGCATGAGTTCGAGCAGATCCAGATTGGGCGAGCCCACGCCGACATGTTCGAAGTCGGAGGCCGGGCTCATCGAGGCACCGGCATTGAAAGCGCTCGTACCCATGAGAGGATAAAACTGCAAATTGATCTGCCCCAGGTTCGCGCCGAGGGCCTGATTGAGCAGCGCGGCAAAAGCCGCCCAGGTGGGCGTCGCATTGCTGGTGCCGCCATAAAGAAATCCGTTGGGGCATCCGCCGTTGGCTGCCTCGCAGATGATCACGCCCGCCGCGGACGGATCGGCGTTAAGCGAGAGGTCGGGGATCGAGCGCCCTGTCAATCCCAGACCCGCTTGGTAGCTGGGGACCGGAAAGAACTTGCTCATGCCGAATCCGCCCTGGCCGGTTGGCGGCGTGGCGCTCGTTCCATTCCACCAGGTCTCGCTGCCGTAGGTGTTACCCGGACCCGGGGTGAGCGACGTGCCTCCGACCGCGGTAAGATTCGGCGAATCGGCAGGAACCGAGATCGTGTTCGGACTGCCGTCCAGACAGGTGCTGCCCGAGTCGCCCGCCCCGCTGAATACGGAAATTCCCGCGCCGGCGGCGTTTTGCAGGACCGAATCGATACTGGTCACGTCGGCCGAAGTCGTCTGATCTTCGCAGTACGCCCAACTGTTACTGATGATTGTCACCTTGTTGTTGATCATCTCGTTGAGGACGGCTTGAAAGCTGCCCGCGCCAGTGAAGGGAGCATCGTAAACCACGATCTTCACGCCCGGCGCTGTCGTCAGCACCGCGTTGATATCGACCAGCACTTCGGCCTGGTTCGGCCCCGGTGAGACCCCGCCGTCAACGTCCACCTTGCTCAGGTTGTTGATGAGCGTTGAGGGCAAGCCCAAGAGGGCGAGGTAATTGGTTACGTCGCTTTGCACGAACGAATCGAACTCGACGAGTCCGATAGTCTGGCCGGTGCCGTCGAAGTTCAGACGACTCGGCTTGGCGTTCAACGTTTGCGGCGTGATCGGCGCAGAGCCGCAGTCCTCATCAACGAACTGCTGAAGCAGGCCGCCAAGACCCTGCCCTCCGTAGTTGCCCGGAGAACCACCCGCGGAGAGGCATTGCTGATAGCACTGCTGCGCGGCCTTGCTCGCGTAGCATGCACTGCCGCCCGCCGCAGTCGCACATGCTGAAGCTACTGAGATGTCGCAAGGCGGTCCCGGCGGAGGCGGGGGAGTATTGGGCGGCGCAGGAAATACCGGCGGGGTCTTGGGCGGCGCTATAATCGGAAAATTACCAGGCTCCGGGGTCGCCAGGTTCGAGAGCCCCTGTATCGCAAGCACCGACGAAGCGATCTCTCGCGGCAGCGCCGGGTCGCGATCGTTCGCGAAGAACGCGCGCTTGCCCAACGTGTAGTCGCGTATCGTCACGTCGAATGCGCGCTCGACCTTTGCGCGTCTGCCGCGGACCGTCAAAGTGAGCCGGTTCTGCGACTCTGCAACGATCGTGAAGCCTCGCGCCACCAGGTATTGCCTGACCAAAGCGTAGTCCTGCCGCGACGGACCGAAGCGATCGGCCAACTGACTTTGGGTGAGGAAATGCCGATAGCGAGCCGAATGCGGATCATACAATTCGTGGAGAAAGCGATCGAAGGCAGCTTGATGATCGCGACGCAGCACGATCGTCAGGTCGATCGGTTGCTCGCCGGTCGCCTGAGTCCGGGCGACGGCGGTTGATTTGCTCAAAACCGGCAGCACATGCCCCGGTAGGCGAACGGCGGGCGCCGCAGCATCCTGCGAAGCCCTCGCGGCAAGGCCATGCCCCATCAGAATTGTCAGCGAAACCAGAACAACGAGCGTGCGACTCCGCGCCCATCTGCTTGCGACGTAATTCCCCTTAACCCAACGGCTCATAGCTAATCTCCCGAAACACACAGGCTGGCGAATGCTCGTCGTACGCCTCATGACTCAGCGACCTGCCGACGTCCTGACGTTCAAACGAACCGGCGAGAGAATTTTCGCTATGCGGAGGAATCAGATCCTGAGGCTACAAAGCAGGCGGAGTAGACTTCTCGGCAAGACGAGGCCATGAGCCTCGAGCGCCGGCGCAAACCATGCGGGGTCGAAACTGGTGCTGGTCAAGCTCGCCCAATCGAGGACCGGAGAACTGTCCGGATTCGGAGACTGACAGATGTGCTTCTGCGCGACCGCTGCGATCGATGGGCGCCGGTTGATCCTGAGCTGACACGAATTGCGAGGCGCCGCCGTGAAGAATCCCCCGAGGATTAGAACCACGGCCAACAGAACAATCTTGATCCGCAGCATGTCGCGATCCAGATAACAAAAAGCTGACCGTTATGACAAGCAAATAGTGCATTCGTATGCTTTTTGCCCCTAACGCCCACTGACGCAGCGGCGTCAGTGAGCCCGCCGTCGCAGCCGGCGATTCGGTTCGTCCCAGTTTTATTCAATCGATTGACTGATTCAGTCGATTGATTAAACTCGCACCTGCCCGGGAGGTTTCCAGAATATGGCCGCTGAATCTGCTCGCCCTGAGCCCGCGCAATCTTCCGCCCGCGGCGACGATACGCGCCACCGGCTGGTCGATGCCGCGCTGCATATCTTCGGTAGTTACGGCTTCGAGGGCGCGAGCACACGCGCCGTCGCTGATAGAGCCGGCGCGAACCTCGCCTCGATCCCGTACTACTTCGGCTCCAAAGAAGGACTCTATCGCGCGGTCGCACAATCGATCGTCGAAGACGGCAGCCGCGAGATGCTGCCGATCATCCAGCGAATCGACGAGTCGCTGGTCGGCAAGCATCTCGATCGCGAAAGCGCGCTTACGCTGCTGCACGAGCTGCTCGACACCTTCTCGACCATGGTCATCGGATCGCGGCGCGCCTTGAGCTGGTCGCGCTTCATAATGCGCGAGCAACTGCAGCCGGGCTCCGCCTTCGAGATTCTCTTCGAAGGATTGATGCGGCGGATCGGGCAGACCTTCGTCAAGATTCTCGCT
This genomic interval from Candidatus Binataceae bacterium contains the following:
- a CDS encoding rhodanese-like domain-containing protein, which encodes MALKLKKTVKQMLAEANAEIETVAAADALKLKDDPNILFVDIRDIRELNRDGRIPGALHAPRGMLEFWVDPETPYHREVFASGKKFLFFUAGGGRSALAAQTLQHMGLEPVCHMGGGFNAWKAAGGAVESGTK
- a CDS encoding glycine/sarcosine/betaine reductase selenoprotein B family protein, whose product is MEPIAYASRLNDFYRSQGFPAYRWTINDSAPLTPPNKPLSQCRVAMLTSGGVSRKDAAPFNPQARNDLRLDRIEQNTSSHFFAINDDYYNHTDADRDINCVFPIDRLRELAAERVIGSVAPHHYSGFMGRIYVRSAVVNEAAPALVQKLRDESVDVFLLVPA
- a CDS encoding class I SAM-dependent methyltransferase yields the protein MPEQTLDPERVRREQREFWNAAAPGWKQMFILLDRAAQHVSDRIVELAKIKPGDRVLDIATGSGEPGITAARKVGASGSVVATDMSPAMLALARDRATALGISNIRFVETGAEALAIDERDFNAIVCRWGLMFVPDLNLAARRIYELLAKGGGFATAVWGAPEKVPMISLGDDATRELAKLPPPPPGAPHPLRLADHRPLQQALAAAGFKDIVVEPLNVAFEWESAEGFTEQRRAMSSPFRALLANQTPELQKKILDAVTDAARKYADATGRVKMNNETVCIAACK
- a CDS encoding protease pro-enzyme activation domain-containing protein: MSRWVKGNYVASRWARSRTLVVLVSLTILMGHGLAARASQDAAAPAVRLPGHVLPVLSKSTAVARTQATGEQPIDLTIVLRRDHQAAFDRFLHELYDPHSARYRHFLTQSQLADRFGPSRQDYALVRQYLVARGFTIVAESQNRLTLTVRGRRAKVERAFDVTIRDYTLGKRAFFANDRDPALPREIASSVLAIQGLSNLATPEPGNFPIIAPPKTPPVFPAPPNTPPPPPGPPCDISVASACATAAGGSACYASKAAQQCYQQCLSAGGSPGNYGGQGLGGLLQQFVDEDCGSAPITPQTLNAKPSRLNFDGTGQTIGLVEFDSFVQSDVTNYLALLGLPSTLINNLSKVDVDGGVSPGPNQAEVLVDINAVLTTAPGVKIVVYDAPFTGAGSFQAVLNEMINNKVTIISNSWAYCEDQTTSADVTSIDSVLQNAAGAGISVFSGAGDSGSTCLDGSPNTISVPADSPNLTAVGGTSLTPGPGNTYGSETWWNGTSATPPTGQGGFGMSKFFPVPSYQAGLGLTGRSIPDLSLNADPSAAGVIICEAANGGCPNGFLYGGTSNATPTWAAFAALLNQALGANLGQINLQFYPLMGTSAFNAGASMSPASDFEHVGVGSPNLDLLELMLSGASPGSVSATTSAVYLGPIGPNVQGLQPADGATAAVIVVILRDANNHPVSGQTVSLVGSDGSSAKITPINGSTSNANGIVTFSITDLATENVTFTATGGGTTLTPAITPTINFVAPPAASAGIGANPTTVTADGVSNSTITITLEDALSRPSQGKLIQINQTGGTSTITCPNPPTTNSSGQVQCVAVDTNNETITYSATDVSDGNIPFPGTAQVTYGSATASGCGNATPTAAPGFVITPYVTGLLAKNFSYADGDINFGGCPGAFGIAFDGSNNIYVSDAPTGIVYKLPAGGGVASSTNELNNTLGPGVGSLVFENGNLYVVQSATTGGATTGAVMQLNPLSGAVVAIIASNLTCPLDMGADPLTGDLFVDNACIGGGFAGDQLTRIANPTSPTPTVSTYANLPNDGNYQISFAPDGTIYVFTGLNTSNYSGTAVEVGGTNTTQPASVNVVSNITPADEIVLAGGTASGGGAQYLISGNIAYATNLLNSALGLFDLTSNPPSASTLLANSNLGQQASTAVFGPDGCVYVSAGNAVFRVTDTNGDCSYTSNFTNPSLALTPPFVSPNPVQGTPQAFTATFHNAGTTTGIPVVFTVTGANPQHGQAITGSNGQATFSYNAIFPGIDTVVASASVSSSSPPVQSNTVNVTWTSGTDTTYLTVNQSPQGGTVGTPITLSASLIDLSQRPPVAVSGQTIDFSVGGQGCNAPTNSSGIATCPVTPSAAGVQTLTASFAGGGQFLAANASQGINVLTPASPTPTQTPTPTATPTPGTTAFDATFERLSGGPGAQVSTTFTATNNTGTSETISSVTIGLSSPSLFSALGVSANEESGEAAGPISSSNEFTFSPALTVGSGQSITFTIAATIASGATSMTAPMHIAYASVIATRAGAHDGLLPLFASLTLMGLGLLAWRGDSRKRSIITALALVVVLAASLAGCSGSSSGAPPLPSSTISVTSATTSGGGGATSGLPLDVARVTRN
- a CDS encoding CerR family C-terminal domain-containing protein codes for the protein MAAESARPEPAQSSARGDDTRHRLVDAALHIFGSYGFEGASTRAVADRAGANLASIPYYFGSKEGLYRAVAQSIVEDGSREMLPIIQRIDESLVGKHLDRESALTLLHELLDTFSTMVIGSRRALSWSRFIMREQLQPGSAFEILFEGLMRRIGQTFVKILAYLTGNSTTDPRIAVLAQMVLGQALIFHNCGESVLRLLAWKEFSADKVSLIQAVLRDNVDLILAAPRFKRASTVARKPRRKGSRHE